One region of Corvus hawaiiensis isolate bCorHaw1 chromosome 12, bCorHaw1.pri.cur, whole genome shotgun sequence genomic DNA includes:
- the OGFOD1 gene encoding prolyl 3-hydroxylase OGFOD1, producing the protein MATKRHGAAAPAAAKRGRREARAELCAALGDAALRERAGAAWARGERLRHEAVVLESAPFRHAVIPGFLAGLAFAEALRDELLGLGFRGRRNDLLSLWQSEELGASPEPHVAALRHALCEEFRVWLSAVTQIELEPTIDISCAKYEYTDVLLCHDDELEGRRIAFILYLVPPWEKSDGGTLDLYSTDEHFQPQQITKSLVPSWNTLVFFEVSPVSFHQVSEVVSRKCRLSVSGWFHGPSVARPARHIEAPLARSPHIPYDHEILYEWINLVYLDMDSQAQIQEEFEEQSEILLKDFLKKEKYQLLCEALENKEIRWSSHGPANKRLYEAAEEDSLPDTLKKFLQLLRSEALFLLLSNFTGLKLHFLAPSDEDEDAGEGQAADTTGHSSPKPKQEETEQPANGNPHQPHQSDNTPEAQDSETQSGSGTPVCAGELRRWTHGHYTLVHDSQATEFALDLLFFCGCEDWDPEYGGFTSYIAKGEDEELLTVNPEDNCLALVYRDKETMKFVKYINHRSLARLNKHPNRTGFWDFSFVYYE; encoded by the exons ATGGCCACCAAGCGTCACGGAGCGGCAGCGCCGGCGGCGGCGAAGCGCGGGAGGCGCGAGGCGCGCGCAGAGCTCTGCGCGGCCCTCGGGGACGCGGCGCTGCGGGAGCGCGCGGGGGCGGCCTGGGCCCGCGGGGAGCGGCTCCGGCACG AAGCGGTGGTGCTGGAGTCAGCCCCGTTCCGCCACGCTGTCATTCCCGGTTTCCTGGCGGGCCTGGCTTTCGCGGAGGCGCTGCGGGATGAACTGCTGGGTCTCGGCTTCCGCGGACGGCGCAACGACCTCCTCTCGCTGTGGCAG TCCGAGGAGCTGGGGGCAAGCCCGGAGCCCCACGTCGCCGCCCTGAG GCATGCTCTGTGTGAAGAATTCCGAGTGTGGCTTTCTGCTGTGACCCAGATAGAGCTGGAGCCAACTATTGACATATCCTGTGCTAAATATGAATATACTG ATGTGTTGCTGTGCCATGATGATGAACTGGAAGGTCGGAGAATCGCTTTCATCCTGTACCTTGTCCCACCCTGGGAGAAAAGTGATGGAGGAACGTTGGATCTGTACAGCACAGATG aaCACTTTCAGCCACAGCAAATCACCAAGTCATTAGTGCCTTCATGGAACACGCTGGTTTTCTTTGAAGTGTCTCCAGTCTCTTTCCACCAG GTGTCAGAAGTTGTGTCGCGGAAGTGCCGCCTGTCAGTGAGCGGTTGGTTCCACGGCCCGTCTGTGGCCAGACCTGCACGGCACATTGAAGCGCCCTTGGCCAGGAGCCCACACATCCCCTATGAT CATGAAATATTATATGAGTGGATCAATCTAGTTTATTTGGACATGGACTCCCAAGCTCAAATCCAGGAGGAATTTGAGGAGCAATCAGAAATTCTCCTGAAAGACTTTCTTAAG AAAGAGAAATACCAACTACTCTGTGAAGCATTGGAGAACAAAGAAATCCGGTGGAGTAGTCATGGGCCAGCCAATAAAAG ACTCTATGAGGCAGCAGAGGAAGACAGCCTCCCTGACACTCTGAAGAAATTCCTGCAGCTGTTGCGCTCTGAGGCCTTGTTTTTACTGCTTTCCAACTTCACTGGCCTAAAGCTGCACTTCCTGGCTCCTTCTGATGAGGATGAAGATGCTGGGGAGGGACAAGCAGCGGACACCACTGGGCACAGCAGTCCCAAACCTAAGCAGGAAGAGACTGAACAACCTGCTAATGGCAATCCCCATCAGCCACACCAGTCTGACAACACTCCTGAAGCACAAGACAGTGAGACACAGAGCG GCTCAGGCACCCCTGTGTGTGCGGGGGAGCTGCGACGCTGGACCCATGGGCACTACACTCTTGTCCACGACTCTCAAGCTACAGAATTTGCTCTTGACCTGCTCTTCTTCTGTGGCTGTGAAG acTGGGATCCTGAATATGGTGGCTTTACTTCCTACATTGCTAAAGGTGAAGATGAAGAG CTGTTGACAGTGAATCCAGAGGACAACTGCTTGGCCTTAGTTTATAGAGACAAAGAAACGATGAAGTTTGTGAAGTACATCAACCATCGAAGCTTGGCACGCCTGAACAAGCATCCAAACAGAAcaggattttgggatttttcctttgtctATTATGAGTGA
- the NUDT21 gene encoding cleavage and polyadenylation specificity factor subunit 5 has product MSVVPPNRSQTGWPRGVNQFGNKYIQQTKPLTLERTINLYPLTNYTFGTKEPLYEKDSSVAARFQRMREEFDKIGMRRTVEGVLIVHEHRLPHVLLLQLGTTFFKLPGGELNPGEDEVEGLKRLMTEILGRQDGVQQDWVIDDCIGNWWRPNFEPPQYPYIPAHITKPKEHKKLFLVQLQEKALFAVPKNYKLVAAPLFELYDNAPGYGPIISSLPQLLSRFNFIYN; this is encoded by the exons ATGTCCGTGGTGCCGCCTAATCGCTCGCAGACCGGCTGGCCCCGCGGGGTGAACCAGTTTGGGAACAAATACATCCAGCAGACGAAGCCGCTCACGCTCGAAAGGACCATCAACCT GTATCCTCTGACCAACTACACGTTTGGCACAAAGGAGCCTCTGTATGAGAAGGACAGTTCTGTGGCAGCTCGGTTTCAGCGCATGAGAGAAGAGTTTGACAAGATTGGCATGAGGCGGACAGTGGAAGGGGTTCTGATTGTGCATGAGCACAGGCTGCCCCACGTGCTGTTACTGCAGCTGGGTACAACTTTTTTCAAGCT ACCTGGTGGTGAACTCAATCCAGGAGAAGATGAGGTAGAAGGGCTCAAACGCTTAATGACAGAg ATACTGGGTCGTCAGGATGGTGTTCAGCAAGACTGGGTGATTGATGACTGCATTGGCAACTGGTGGAGACCAAACTTCGAACCTCCACAG TATCCCTATATCCCAGCTCATATTACAAAGCCTAAAGAACACAAAAAGCTCTTTTTGGTCCAGCTTCAAGAAAAGG CTTTGTTTGCAGTCCCCAAAAATTACAAGCTGGTTGCAGCACCATTGTTTGAGCTCTATGACAATGCGCCAGGATATGGACCCATTATTTCCAGCCTTCCTCAACTTTTGAGCAG GTTCAACTTTATTTACAACTGA